From the genome of Bacteroides sp. MSB163, one region includes:
- a CDS encoding hybrid sensor histidine kinase/response regulator transcription factor has product MLTTLVLFLLSLFPDKAVGNKQYAFQQISTQNGLSSSVRCLVVSQEKGYVWMGTRLGIGRFDGYELRKYLLGNITHIIEDKEHTIWTITPKGLFYYDYQEDKFLQARDEDNNPVTVTSICPWTDGVLFGGNGRLYKYDYANRKIKFLYPLTPNNKYNITNLQKWDDHTLLCSNRWNHALLIDVPTGQTRPVPFESNELISTLIDKDGNIWIAPYHQGVRCYDRNGKLLHSYHSGNSPLQTNVVLSLAENDGKIWIGTDGAGIYILNPEDDTMSVLSHTPGDPYSFPVNSILYLYADANNSMWAGSVRGGLISIKEVGMKIYSDALPGTEYGLSEKSILCIYQDEDDEIWIGTDGGGINSLHPGNKKFHHVISTWGDKVSSITGVDKQRLLVSLFSKGLFFFDRKTGNYQPLIIVNDSINELMCKRGKTVNVFQNTPETILLLAESPYSYHISKKEFTPISLDKYTKEIIGTMLPIESKGPVSYLHDFKRIYRIDSRKNMLETLFSCQGDTIFNSIAIDESGVFWIGSNYGLSRYSIEKREHTNIPNSLIHEINSLICDKRGRVWLGADGKLFAHLIHEGEFILYGESDGVILNEYLEKPRLLSAQGDIYMGGVNGLLCVNKQLPDESTTPPILELADVSVGGERMNALINTGQSLKVPEQSKPISIKIIAHDKDIFRKPMYRYTLRGMEGQVIYSYQPELTLSGLPARTYQVMAACSTRSGGWTEDYQILELIVLPPWYKSGWFTISCIIVAFSGIVLVFFSLLRRKENKLKWAMKEHEQQVYEEKVRFLININHELRTPLTLIHAPLKQLLATLSPEDEKYPIIQSISKQSGRMKELLNMVLNVRKMEVGQSTLHVENVELNPWVEQLIDDFRPEATMKGISIVYNSDKEVDTLCFDKEKCTTILTNLLINALKYSSENGQISVSVSLSEDQSNVRISVADEGPGLKDIDINNLFIRFYQGNNSRPGTGIGLSYSKILAEQHGGSIGAYDHETAPGATFWFELPRNVQPGKVTLQPQPYLNELLAPTQEVESIPEETAVKEETTNNTLLIVDDNKDLTDYLSEALKGKFKKIWVAYDGEEALRICRESYPDIVVSDIQMPRMNGYELCKHIKEDLEISHIPIILLTARNDEESQIFGYKNGADAYLTKPFEVSILHTIIQSQLKNRERMRTRYAEAGPLPQPQESTFSPADEKFLKRLNKSITENLDNLQMGVPFLCTELGISRASLYNKLKVVTGMGANDYITKLRVERAVWLLTHSTLNINEIADQTGFSTSRYFSTVFKQYMGCSPTQYKEEHT; this is encoded by the coding sequence ATGTTAACCACACTAGTATTGTTCCTATTATCGCTCTTTCCGGATAAAGCAGTCGGCAATAAACAATACGCTTTCCAGCAGATAAGTACGCAAAACGGCCTGTCCTCTTCGGTCCGCTGCCTAGTTGTGAGCCAGGAGAAGGGATACGTATGGATGGGAACGAGGCTGGGTATCGGACGTTTCGACGGCTACGAACTAAGGAAATATCTATTGGGAAATATCACCCATATTATTGAAGATAAAGAACATACCATCTGGACCATTACTCCCAAAGGTTTATTCTACTACGATTATCAGGAAGACAAATTCCTCCAGGCACGCGACGAAGACAACAACCCGGTGACCGTGACTTCCATCTGCCCGTGGACCGACGGCGTGTTGTTCGGTGGTAACGGAAGACTCTATAAATATGACTATGCCAACCGGAAAATCAAATTCTTATATCCTCTGACACCTAATAATAAATACAATATTACCAACTTACAAAAGTGGGACGACCACACCCTATTGTGCAGTAACCGCTGGAACCACGCATTACTCATTGACGTACCTACCGGTCAGACACGGCCTGTCCCTTTTGAAAGTAACGAATTAATCTCCACTCTTATCGACAAGGATGGGAATATATGGATAGCTCCTTATCATCAAGGAGTGAGGTGCTACGACCGGAATGGCAAACTCCTACACTCCTACCACAGCGGGAACTCCCCTTTGCAAACCAACGTCGTGCTCTCACTGGCCGAAAATGACGGGAAAATCTGGATTGGAACAGATGGTGCAGGTATTTATATCTTAAATCCGGAAGACGACACAATGTCCGTCCTGTCCCATACCCCCGGTGATCCTTACTCCTTTCCGGTCAATTCCATTCTTTATCTGTACGCTGACGCTAACAATAGTATGTGGGCAGGCAGTGTACGCGGAGGACTAATCAGCATTAAGGAAGTAGGGATGAAGATTTACTCGGATGCCCTGCCCGGCACGGAATACGGATTAAGTGAGAAATCAATCTTATGCATCTATCAGGACGAAGATGACGAAATCTGGATCGGGACAGACGGCGGTGGAATCAACAGTCTTCATCCCGGCAACAAGAAATTCCATCACGTCATATCTACATGGGGAGACAAAGTATCTTCTATCACAGGAGTGGACAAACAACGGTTATTAGTATCCCTGTTTAGCAAAGGATTGTTCTTCTTCGACAGGAAAACCGGAAATTACCAGCCACTCATTATCGTAAATGACAGCATCAACGAACTGATGTGCAAGCGTGGAAAAACCGTAAACGTATTCCAAAATACACCCGAAACCATATTATTACTTGCCGAATCGCCTTATAGTTACCACATAAGTAAGAAAGAATTCACCCCTATTTCACTGGATAAATACACTAAAGAGATTATTGGTACCATGTTGCCGATAGAGAGCAAAGGTCCTGTCTCCTACCTGCACGATTTTAAACGCATCTACCGCATAGACTCCCGGAAGAATATGTTGGAAACTCTCTTCAGTTGTCAGGGAGACACCATATTCAATTCCATAGCTATCGATGAAAGCGGGGTTTTCTGGATAGGAAGCAATTACGGCCTCAGCCGTTACTCCATCGAGAAGCGAGAACACACCAACATTCCCAACAGCCTGATCCATGAAATCAATTCACTGATTTGTGATAAACGGGGGCGCGTATGGCTGGGGGCTGACGGAAAACTGTTTGCCCACCTCATTCACGAAGGAGAGTTCATCCTCTACGGAGAATCTGACGGAGTGATTCTGAATGAGTATCTGGAAAAGCCACGGTTGTTATCTGCCCAAGGCGATATCTACATGGGTGGTGTCAACGGCCTGCTCTGTGTCAACAAGCAACTTCCCGACGAGTCAACAACTCCGCCCATACTGGAACTGGCTGACGTATCGGTAGGCGGAGAGCGTATGAACGCCCTGATTAACACCGGACAAAGCCTGAAAGTACCGGAGCAAAGCAAGCCCATATCCATCAAGATTATCGCCCACGACAAAGATATCTTCCGCAAACCCATGTATCGCTACACCCTGCGGGGAATGGAGGGGCAAGTCATCTACTCTTATCAACCGGAACTGACACTCAGCGGGTTGCCTGCAAGAACTTATCAAGTGATGGCTGCATGCAGCACCCGCAGTGGAGGATGGACGGAAGATTACCAAATACTGGAATTAATAGTGCTTCCGCCCTGGTATAAATCCGGCTGGTTCACAATAAGTTGCATCATAGTGGCATTCTCCGGCATTGTACTCGTATTCTTCTCCCTGCTGCGCCGCAAAGAAAACAAGCTGAAATGGGCCATGAAAGAGCACGAGCAACAAGTGTATGAAGAAAAAGTACGCTTCCTTATCAACATCAACCATGAATTGCGCACTCCACTCACCTTGATACATGCCCCACTAAAGCAACTCTTGGCAACCTTATCACCGGAGGATGAAAAATACCCTATTATACAAAGCATCAGCAAGCAGTCCGGACGCATGAAAGAGCTTCTGAACATGGTGCTGAATGTACGGAAAATGGAAGTGGGACAAAGCACCTTGCATGTGGAGAACGTAGAGTTGAACCCGTGGGTGGAACAACTTATTGATGATTTCCGGCCGGAGGCAACAATGAAAGGAATTTCCATTGTTTACAATTCGGACAAGGAAGTGGACACCCTCTGTTTTGACAAGGAGAAATGCACCACCATCCTGACGAACCTGCTTATCAATGCACTGAAATACAGTTCTGAGAACGGACAAATCAGTGTATCCGTAAGTTTGTCCGAAGACCAGAGCAACGTGCGCATTTCTGTAGCCGACGAAGGTCCCGGTTTAAAGGACATAGATATAAACAATCTCTTTATCCGATTCTATCAAGGCAACAACAGCCGTCCGGGCACAGGTATCGGTCTTTCTTATTCCAAGATTCTGGCCGAACAGCATGGCGGGAGCATCGGTGCTTATGACCACGAAACCGCCCCCGGAGCAACCTTCTGGTTTGAGTTGCCCCGCAACGTGCAGCCCGGAAAAGTAACCCTGCAACCCCAACCTTATCTGAATGAGTTGTTAGCTCCTACCCAGGAAGTGGAAAGCATTCCGGAAGAAACAGCCGTAAAAGAGGAAACCACGAACAACACGCTGCTCATAGTAGATGACAACAAGGATTTGACTGACTATTTGTCCGAAGCACTGAAAGGCAAATTCAAGAAGATATGGGTGGCTTATGACGGTGAAGAAGCGCTGCGCATTTGTCGGGAATCATATCCAGATATAGTTGTCAGTGACATACAAATGCCCCGCATGAATGGGTATGAGTTGTGCAAGCACATCAAGGAAGACCTGGAAATCAGCCATATCCCTATTATTCTGCTGACCGCCCGCAATGATGAGGAAAGCCAGATTTTCGGTTACAAGAACGGAGCCGATGCTTATCTGACGAAGCCTTTTGAGGTCAGCATACTTCATACCATCATTCAGAGCCAACTGAAGAACCGTGAGCGGATGCGGACGCGCTATGCAGAAGCGGGACCATTGCCTCAGCCACAGGAAAGTACGTTCAGCCCGGCAGACGAGAAGTTCCTGAAACGGTTGAATAAGTCAATCACCGAGAATCTGGACAATCTACAGATGGGGGTGCCTTTCCTCTGTACGGAACTGGGAATCAGCCGCGCTTCTCTCTATAATAAACTAAAGGTGGTGACAGGTATGGGAGCCAATGATTACATAACCAAGCTCCGGGTGGAACGGGCGGTCTGGTTACTTACCCATAGCACCCTCAACATTAATGAGATAGCGGATCAGACGGGGTTCTCCACATCACGCTATTTCAGTACGGTATTCAAACAGTATATGGGGTGTTCGCCGACCCAATACAAGGAGGAACATACGTAA
- a CDS encoding glycoside hydrolase family 2 protein yields the protein MRKIIHLILIVLLLVPCSALQASHQPEFSTAGFFELPNSGREVFSMNPAWRFHKGAVEGAEATNFDDAEWAVVSLPNGIEYLPTEASGCINYQGEVWYRKHFTPADALKGKKLFLHFEAIMGKSKVFVNGKLLTEHFGGYLPVVVDISDVLNWGEDNVIAVWADNSDDTSYPPGKAQDVLDFTYFGGIYRDCWLIAHNPVFITDPNFENEVAGGGLFVAYDKVSDASAEVLLKAHVRNDSRKAFTGVVEYELQQPDGTQVAFLNDKVQVRPGKAFTSKDKITVKTPMLWSPETPTLYNLIVRIRDREGNVVDGYRRRIGIRSVEFKGKDGFWLNGKPYESPLIGANRHQDFAVVGNAVANSIHWRDAKKLRDAGMKVIRNAHCPQDPAFMDACDELGLFVIVNTPGWQFWNDAPEFAQRVYSDIRNLVRRDRNHACVWMWEPILNETWYPEDFAKNTRDIVDQEYPYPYCYSGCDSGARGREHFPILFTHPSYDGKSWGDKDADPKITYFTREWGDNVDDWSSHNSPSRVARNWGEQPMLIQAQHYANPTYTYTCYDALYRTPRQHVGGCLWHSFDHQRGYHPDPFYGGLMDVFRQPKYSYYMFKAQRSPQKQERLFETGPMVYIAHEMTPFSGKDVTVFSNCDEVRLTFLKDGKTYTYNKPVVKEGMPSPVITFPDVYDFMTDKAMSRKKKQDEVFLRAEGLIDGKVVATHEVHPARRPEKVLLWVDDENVNLKADGSDFVTVVAAIADKNGNIKRLNNYYVKFHVEGEGRILGDAGILANPAPVKWGTAPVLIQSTLRPGKIKITASVLFEGSQMPVSAVLELESYSAARPLVYSEKDAALIAGSSSLQTAGTSAKSAAELEQEQLLKEQNAQRLKEVEQQQEDFGEKNK from the coding sequence ATGAGAAAAATCATTCATTTAATACTAATTGTTTTATTGTTAGTTCCCTGCAGCGCATTGCAGGCGTCTCACCAACCAGAGTTTTCCACTGCCGGTTTCTTCGAGTTACCCAATTCCGGGCGTGAAGTGTTTTCAATGAATCCCGCCTGGCGCTTCCACAAAGGAGCGGTTGAGGGTGCTGAGGCCACGAACTTTGATGATGCAGAATGGGCGGTAGTCTCCCTTCCCAATGGCATTGAATATCTGCCTACGGAAGCCAGTGGCTGCATCAACTATCAGGGAGAAGTCTGGTATCGCAAGCACTTCACCCCCGCAGATGCTTTGAAAGGGAAGAAACTCTTCCTGCACTTCGAAGCCATCATGGGAAAGAGTAAGGTATTCGTCAACGGGAAGTTGCTGACCGAACATTTTGGCGGTTATCTGCCTGTGGTGGTCGATATCTCTGACGTATTGAACTGGGGAGAGGATAATGTGATAGCCGTGTGGGCGGATAACAGCGATGATACGAGCTATCCTCCCGGAAAGGCGCAGGATGTACTCGACTTTACCTATTTCGGCGGCATTTATCGTGATTGCTGGCTGATAGCACATAATCCGGTCTTTATCACCGACCCGAACTTTGAGAACGAAGTAGCAGGCGGTGGCTTGTTTGTGGCTTATGATAAGGTGTCGGATGCCTCAGCCGAAGTGTTACTGAAAGCGCATGTGCGCAATGACAGCCGTAAAGCCTTTACGGGCGTTGTAGAATATGAGTTGCAGCAACCGGATGGTACACAGGTTGCTTTCTTGAATGATAAGGTTCAGGTACGTCCGGGGAAAGCGTTTACCTCGAAAGATAAAATCACGGTGAAGACCCCGATGCTGTGGAGTCCGGAAACTCCCACCTTATATAATCTGATAGTACGCATCCGCGACCGCGAAGGCAATGTGGTGGACGGTTATCGCCGCCGTATCGGTATCCGTAGTGTAGAGTTTAAGGGCAAGGACGGTTTCTGGCTGAATGGCAAACCTTATGAAAGCCCGTTGATTGGCGCTAACCGTCATCAGGACTTTGCGGTGGTAGGCAATGCCGTTGCTAACAGTATTCATTGGCGTGATGCAAAGAAACTGCGTGATGCCGGAATGAAAGTAATCCGCAACGCCCATTGTCCGCAAGACCCGGCATTCATGGATGCATGCGACGAGCTTGGGCTGTTTGTCATTGTCAATACCCCCGGCTGGCAGTTCTGGAATGATGCTCCCGAATTTGCACAACGTGTATATAGCGATATCCGTAATCTTGTGCGGCGCGACCGCAACCATGCTTGTGTGTGGATGTGGGAACCTATCCTCAATGAAACCTGGTATCCGGAAGACTTCGCCAAGAACACCCGTGATATTGTAGACCAGGAGTATCCTTACCCATATTGTTATTCCGGTTGCGACAGCGGTGCACGTGGACGTGAGCATTTCCCGATACTCTTTACACATCCCTCTTACGATGGCAAGTCGTGGGGCGATAAGGATGCTGACCCAAAGATAACCTATTTTACCCGTGAATGGGGTGATAATGTGGATGACTGGAGTTCACATAACTCTCCCAGCCGTGTAGCCCGCAACTGGGGAGAACAGCCTATGCTTATCCAAGCGCAACATTATGCCAACCCCACTTATACATATACCTGTTACGATGCCCTTTACCGCACTCCCCGCCAACATGTGGGCGGCTGTCTGTGGCACTCGTTCGACCATCAGCGCGGTTATCATCCCGATCCGTTCTATGGCGGACTGATGGATGTGTTCCGCCAGCCCAAGTATTCTTATTATATGTTCAAGGCACAACGCTCACCCCAGAAGCAGGAACGTCTTTTTGAAACCGGTCCGATGGTTTATATTGCTCACGAGATGACACCGTTCTCCGGCAAGGATGTGACTGTTTTTTCCAATTGCGATGAAGTGCGCCTCACCTTCCTGAAAGATGGAAAGACTTATACTTATAATAAACCGGTAGTTAAAGAAGGTATGCCTTCGCCGGTTATCACTTTCCCCGATGTCTACGATTTCATGACTGATAAAGCAATGTCACGTAAGAAAAAGCAGGATGAAGTATTCCTGCGGGCAGAAGGCTTGATAGACGGTAAAGTGGTTGCTACGCACGAAGTGCATCCTGCCCGTCGTCCGGAAAAAGTGCTGCTTTGGGTGGATGATGAGAATGTGAACCTGAAAGCCGATGGTTCCGATTTTGTCACTGTAGTAGCTGCCATAGCCGATAAGAACGGGAATATCAAACGTTTGAACAACTACTATGTGAAGTTTCATGTGGAAGGCGAAGGACGTATTCTGGGTGATGCCGGAATATTGGCAAATCCCGCTCCGGTGAAGTGGGGGACGGCTCCGGTGCTGATACAGTCCACTTTGAGGCCGGGTAAGATAAAAATAACGGCAAGTGTGTTGTTCGAAGGTTCGCAGATGCCTGTAAGTGCTGTATTAGAATTAGAAAGCTATTCTGCCGCCCGTCCGTTGGTTTATTCGGAGAAAGATGCTGCGCTGATCGCCGGTTCATCTTCTTTGCAAACTGCCGGAACGTCTGCAAAATCGGCTGCGGAGTTGGAACAGGAACAGCTTTTGAAAGAGCAAAATGCTCAGAGGCTGAAGGAAGTGGAGCAGCAACAGGAAGACTTCGGGGAGAAGAACAAGTGA
- a CDS encoding arylsulfatase — protein MKQTVITLGTGLLATVALCANAANKNSKPNIIFILCDDMGYGDLGCYGQKYIETPNIDRMAAEGMLFTQAYAGSPVSAPSRASLMTGQHTGHTHVRGNKEYWQGVPTVKYGINDEFTVVGQEPYDENHIILPEIMKKNGYTTGVFGKWAGGYEGSCSTPDKRGIDEFYGYICQFQAHLYYPNFLNRYSTQAGDTGVIRILLEDNINYPMFGDDYKKRTQYSADLIHGKALEWLDKQDGEQPFYGFFTYTLPHAELAQPNDSILKNYKKKFFRDKTWGGYEKGRYNVSEHTHAQFAGMITRLDCYVGEVLKKLKEKGLDENTIVIFSSDNGPHEEGGADPEFFGRDGKLRGLKRQCHEGGIRIPFIVRWPERISAGSVNDHQLAFYDIMPTFCELAGDKGFPKKYINKKLEGDCFDGISFAPTLLGNAGEQQKHDFLYWEFHETDQFGVRMGDWKLIVKKGKPHLYDLAKDIHEDNDIAAQHPEIVKQMLEVIRREHRENDMFPVTLPESASNYPLLSNIETL, from the coding sequence ATGAAACAGACAGTTATAACTTTAGGAACAGGCCTGCTGGCTACTGTTGCTTTGTGTGCCAATGCGGCAAACAAGAATTCCAAACCTAACATTATCTTTATCCTCTGCGACGACATGGGATACGGGGATTTAGGATGTTACGGACAGAAATACATTGAAACGCCTAACATAGACCGTATGGCAGCCGAAGGCATGCTGTTTACCCAAGCCTATGCCGGTAGTCCGGTGAGCGCCCCTTCCCGTGCTTCGCTGATGACGGGACAACATACAGGACACACCCATGTGCGCGGAAATAAAGAGTATTGGCAGGGAGTTCCAACCGTGAAATACGGGATTAATGACGAATTTACCGTTGTCGGTCAGGAACCATACGATGAAAATCATATCATTCTTCCTGAGATTATGAAAAAGAACGGTTATACAACGGGAGTCTTCGGCAAGTGGGCAGGTGGTTATGAAGGCTCTTGTTCCACACCGGATAAGCGGGGTATCGATGAATTCTATGGTTATATATGCCAGTTCCAGGCTCATTTATACTACCCTAACTTTCTGAACAGGTACAGCACACAGGCAGGCGATACAGGCGTTATACGTATTCTGCTGGAAGATAATATCAACTACCCGATGTTTGGCGATGATTACAAGAAACGCACTCAATATTCGGCAGACCTGATTCACGGTAAGGCGCTGGAATGGCTGGACAAACAGGACGGAGAGCAGCCTTTCTATGGCTTTTTCACCTACACCTTGCCGCATGCGGAACTTGCGCAGCCGAATGATTCTATCCTGAAAAACTACAAGAAGAAGTTTTTTAGAGATAAAACCTGGGGCGGGTATGAGAAAGGACGTTATAATGTTTCGGAGCATACTCATGCCCAGTTTGCCGGTATGATTACCCGCCTGGACTGTTACGTGGGTGAAGTCTTGAAGAAGTTGAAAGAAAAGGGACTGGACGAGAACACCATCGTCATCTTCAGTAGCGACAACGGCCCTCACGAAGAAGGAGGAGCGGACCCGGAGTTCTTCGGACGGGATGGGAAACTGCGTGGTTTGAAACGGCAGTGTCATGAAGGTGGCATCCGGATTCCTTTCATTGTGCGCTGGCCGGAACGCATCTCCGCCGGTTCGGTAAACGACCACCAGCTGGCATTTTATGACATCATGCCTACTTTCTGCGAACTGGCGGGCGACAAAGGATTCCCGAAAAAGTACATCAACAAGAAGTTAGAAGGTGACTGTTTCGATGGCATCTCTTTTGCCCCGACTTTGTTAGGCAACGCTGGTGAACAGCAGAAACATGATTTCCTCTATTGGGAATTCCATGAAACCGACCAGTTCGGCGTTCGTATGGGCGATTGGAAACTGATAGTTAAGAAAGGAAAGCCCCATCTATACGACCTTGCAAAGGATATCCACGAAGATAACGATATAGCTGCGCAACATCCGGAAATCGTGAAACAGATGCTCGAAGTTATCCGTCGGGAGCACAGAGAAAACGATATGTTCCCGGTGACATTGCCGGAGTCCGCTTCGAATTATCCTTTACTTTCTAACATAGAAACCTTATAA